DNA sequence from the Candidatus Eisenbacteria bacterium genome:
CGCTCCTTAGCACCCTTCCGCGGCATTACCAAAATCAGGACGGATGAGAAAAGAACTCGGCATGGCGCAACATGGACAGGGTCGGTGGTATTGGATTCTGGGTGTCATCACGGCGTCGTGACCGGCGATGCGGCGAACGAGGCGGCCGATTCGGACTCGTTGCGAAGGAGTAGCTGTCGGAATAGGTGCCCCATGTGCCGCAGTTGTTCTTGGCTTTCACCCGCCAGTAATAGGTCGTTCCCTCGCTGAGATCCGAGAGCGGGTATTGCGAAGAGTTGACGGTAATCTCACTCCCACCGCCGCATGAAGTCCCAACCTGAACCCGGTAACCCACCGCCCCCGGCGTATCCG
Encoded proteins:
- a CDS encoding fibronectin type III domain-containing protein, producing the protein MSSLVTLDWADTPGAVGYRVQVGTSCGGGSEITVNSSQYPLSDLSEGTTYYWRVKAKNNCGTWGTYSDSYSFATSPNRPPRSPHRRSRRRDDTQNPIPPTLSMLRHAEFFSHPS